The Primulina huaijiensis isolate GDHJ02 chromosome 18, ASM1229523v2, whole genome shotgun sequence DNA window TCGATATgaaactaaaatttatttttcgcTAAATATTTGTTATTTAACTTTGACGACAtgaatttatttgtaattttcatCAATCtcgtctttttttttaaaacttctccttattttatctcaaatgttgtgtttttctcaattttataatttttttgaatgattaattatgacaaaaacttgtgtgagactatctcacgggtcgtattttgtgatacagatctcttattgggctcattcatgaaaaaatattacttttatgctaagaatattactttttattgtaaatatcagtAGGATTGATTCGTCTCACAGATCAAGATTCGTGAGAATAGACCTactattaaattatttgatttgacACATTTGGACAAAgaattataattttgtatataaaacaagaaacaaaaacataaaacccTAACAACCGTTTTCATCTCCTGCAAAGTGGAGATAAATCAGATACATACAAAACACCCATTTTCTGATACCAAAAAAGTAGCTTCCATTAATGGCGACGCTTGGGTTCACGAAGCTTTCTTCCGAGTTATCCGCGTCTCATTCTTCCTCCATTTCAATTGGGTTCCCTCCATTTCTTTCTAAAAATGCTCGTAATAATAATGTATCATTCTCATCTACGAATTCCCAGCGCATTTCCAGAAGACGACGTAATGGGGTTTACAGCTCGTTTGTACCGATGGACTCCGCTAAGATTAAGGTTGTTGGTGTCGGAGGTGGTGGAAATAATGCCGTCAATCGCATGATTGGCAGTGGCTTACAGGTCACTCTCCAATTTCCATTGTTCCTATATTTTTGTGAAATGGGTCTTCCTTGTTTATATTCAAATTTCGTCCTTTGATCTTTTAAGTATTGGATTTGATGGGCACGGCACCTTCAGCGTGggggtgatttttttttaatgtgtgtTGAATGTGATAGCGCTTGAAGTAATATTTTCAGGGGATTAAGTATAGATCTATTGAGCTAGTGTTACAGTGATTAATAGGATTTTACTCGTAAACGAGCATTTGAGAACGTGAAATCTACCAACTTAATCCTTGAAAAAGTTTCCAGAGCACTAGGTTGAAATTGCCTTTTATGAAAGGAAGAAGGTGCTATGCTATATATGTACGTGTTGTTTTCCCTCGTTTTAAGTAGTAGTAGGAATTGAGAGCATTCCAATGCCGCGAGTCATAGTTACCGTTACCTCCCTTTCACTCTGTTAGATATGGCTTACTCTGATTTTGACAAAGCTTGCAATCAGTATGTCACACaatcattataattttataGATATAGTTCCTAGTTGACCTTGGAAGGGTCTAAAAAAGATGAAATCAAGAATGAAAGATCAAAGATAACTGAATTTAAGGCCACTTTTTAGCATATTTATTATTCTGCTAGAATTTACGATTTAGAGGGAAAGCCCAAGCTCCTGATTCTAATCAAAATATAACGAGTGTGAAGGAACAGTCTAGATTTTCATTAGCTGTCTATACGAATAGCGTAATGAACTAATCGAACAGTGCAAAACAGGTCTATCCTCATTTGTTATTTTCTTCCAGTTCTATGCATGAAAGTGTAAATTCATCTTAATTTATGTTTCTCCAGAAAAGTCACTTTATTGTCGATCTAATTTTTATCCATCATCGGCATACCAAGAATCAAAATGACGACTTTCCTTCTCTGACTTGCGCAAATTCTCTTTCAGATAATCTGCTATTTATTGTTTCAGTTATcggaaataatttttctgagctGTTTAATTTCAGGGAGTGGACTTCTATGCAATAAATACGGATGCTCAAGCACTATTACAATCTTCTGCTAAGAATCCTATTCAGATTGGAGAGCTTCTGACCCGTGGACTTGGTTTGTATCtccatttgtaatttttttaaaatgaaagatTTACTTAATATGACGTGTACTTCTCTCTTCTGGCTTGTCAAGCTAGATTTGGTAGCATTACTCCCTCAAATTGTTGAATGCATGTATCATATTGCTGTCCCTCCATGATGAGTAACTTAATTAACTGGATGCTACAGTAATCTCCCTCGTAAAGAAGAGATATACCGTATAATTAGAAATTTATTAGATGGACTGATATTTAATACCCGAGTCTCATAATCCACAATAAAATAtagatttgtattttaaaataaccaagGTTTTCTGACAATAGTTTTCATTTGGAACACTTTCTGAGATGCAGGAACTGGTGGCAACCCGCTTCTGGGGGAAGAGGCTGCTGAGGAATCAAAGGACGGCATTGCAAATGCTCTCAAAGGATCAGATATGGTGTTCATAACAGCAGGGATGGGTGGGGGTACTGGCTCTGGTGCTGCTCCTGTTGTTGCACAAATAGCAAAGGAAGCAGGGTATTTGACTGTCGGTGTTGTTACCTACCCATTCAGCTTTGAGGGGCGCAAAAGATCTTTGCAGGCAGGTTTTATTTCCATTCTATGTTATAACTAGAGTGTAAgcattttattttacaaaacattTGGACTAGGTGCTTCCTCATGAGTTGGGCGGCGAATTATGTTCTCGGTCTATGAAAACCATATGTTTGTAGGGTAAAAGGATGAGAAATTTCTTGGGATACATCATTAACTCGATATTTTCTGCCACATTCCTAGATTCATGGATTTTTGTCAGTACTTTCtcttatatgattttatttgaGGATTATGTGCCAATCCTGCATGGGCTATGGTTTTAATCTAATGAATCCCAAACATCCATTGTCTTGATGTTATTGCATTGTGATCTGCCATTGCTTCAGGCCCTTGAAGCAATTGAAAAGCTCCAGAAAAATGTGGATACACTTATAGTGATTCCAAATGATCGTTTGCTGGACATTGCCAATGAACAGACCCCACTTCAAGATGCTTTCCTTCTGGCAGATGATGTGCTCCGCCAAGGGGTCCAAGGAATATCAGATATTATCACAGTGAGCTATCTTGTTTATCTGCTGCACTTCGTCCACAAATTTTTGCTGTAACATGTTAACCTTTAATGGATTCTTGTTTTTTGCAGATACCTGGTTTGGTAAATGTGGATTTTGCAGATGTCAAGGCAGTCATGAAGGATTCAGGTACCGCTATGCTTGGAGTGGGTGTTTCTTCTAGCAAGAACCGTGCTGAGGAAGCAGCTGAACAAGCAACTTTGGCCCCCTTGATAGGCTCCTCTATCCAGTCCGCAACTGGAGTTGTATACAATATTACCGGAGGAAAGGATATAACCCTTCAAGAAGTGAATAGGGTATCTCAGGTCTTATATTTTTTACCTTCTCTCTTTTCTCCTGAATAAATAATTCATTATATTGTTTCCAGTCTTACCGGGAAGAGTCATTACCCAATAAGAAACTAAAATGATGGTTCTCACCTAAAATTCTGGTCACACTAATTCTCACCATTGGACTCTAGGTTGTTACGAGTTTAGCCGACCCTTCGGCCAACATTATATTTGGCGCGGTTGTGGATGAACGATACAATGGAGAGATTCACGTCACTATAATTGCAACTGGTTTCACCCAGTCGTTTCAGAAAACTCTTTTAACTGATCCAAGAGGAGCAAAACTAGCTGCTGATAAATCTACAGGTAGCCTTGACACCCTAAAATCTCCAGTCACTTTCAAGACATCAACATCGCCTACCACTTCTCGAACCCCTGCTTCTACTTCTACAAGGAAGTTTCTCTTTTAGCAACCTCttctcttaaattttatcttgttTTCCTCTCTTGTTATGCATTTGCAAGTTTTAAGGTTGCATTTTTAATGTAGTTTTATAATGCCTTGTATCTTGTGGTCAAGCGCAACTTCTTTGTGTTTTTTGAATGTTTTCTTAGGGTTCGGTATATATTACATCTTTGAACCTTTGCAATTGTAAGTGAAAAAATGCTGATCCACAAGCTTCCTTGACAAATTGGCCGCCAGGGATACTTATTTTTTGCAAAACATTGTACATTTGATTTCGTCTATTTGTGGAAGTAAgccattttatattttaattttccgAGAAACAGATTCAGAAGTATTTGGTTAACGTGTGGTTGTTTAATGATACTGTCTAATTCACAAATCCAAGAATGTTGTAAACACACACTTGACTTCTGTAGAATTAACGAAAATGAGGCAAACATATCATACAAACTATTGAAATGAAGATTAAAAAGCGTAGATCCTCAAAACTATTACTATGGTATTAATTTTTTCTGCGACATATACTTCATCTGAGTATCCCAGAATGAATACGTCAGCCACTTCCGGCGACCTAAAACTCACCTTCTTCAATTTCCCACTTCTACTTCTGTGAAATGTCGAACTATTCTACTGCCCGTTTCCACCTTCTTCGGTCTTCATCGTCATCTTGACAGAAAAACTCTGCTCAGATTCATGCAAAACTCTCTCTTGTTTGATTTCTGCATCAAAGGAGGGATGAACCCTTCTGTTTGAACTTTGTGTAAGTGCATGCGAATGATCACCGCCATGAACGCCACCCTCGTTGAAAGCTGGTGATGAAAGAATCAAATCCCCCCCAAAGTTAACATTTTATTATAGGTGAAGTTATTGTTACTCGCCTGCTCCTGCTTAATTTCCAGTCTCCAAAAATTCCTTGGATTCAATAATTTCCCCACTTTTAATCCACATTCAGGATCTGCTTCTTTCTTGGTTGGTGATCTATTAGTGCCACTCTGATACCGCAGAAACACAAAACCATTGCTTACTTCACCGTAGCACTTTTCCTTTTCTTGTTCTACGTACGTATGAATCCAAAAGAAAGTTGTCAGAAATAGGATTAATTTGTGCTGTTTTCGATCATTCTGTACAAGGATGTTTTGTGGATCTTGCGGACTTTATCCAATAACACCATGGCttgcacaatttttttttgtctttgatttattttttttatcaatgattTATTTGTTCTTGGATTAAGAAAAGTAGAGATAATTTTCCCGGAGTTGTAGAAAACTTGAACAACTCATTCTATGGAACGAAAAAATCTAACAAAGTTACGAAGTTGCTAAACCTTAGACGATGAAATTGTTTTATCCTTAGTATATTGATATCTAGATATATCAAGAATccttttaatataaatttttttggtctCTTTCATATTTGCTTAGGTTACTTCACCATAATACTATCTTGATACccaaattttatgatatttaatgagAACTTTAAGGACgatttaatgtatttttaatggCCAAAATGACAGTATCAGAAAAGCGATTTTTTTTTTAGGCTAGGAATATCATGTTCATCTCAAGAAACTAATCCGAGTTACTTTAAGAAGTGTAGGTGTGCTTCTTTGTTGGAAGGAAAAGGGTGAAGATCAAATTACGGTATTAGCTATCtaatctaacatacatataaatatatgacttctaattgtgaattttctaatatacccttgttcatttaatttagcaaattaaatcaatagtttttttatgggttcttttataatttaatgtaTATCTTAAATGTCCTTGAATATTAATGTGAATTTTGTAATATACccttgtttatttaatttagcaaattaaatcaatagttttttatgggttcttttgtaatttattgtctatcttaaatgcctttgaatattaatgcatattgaatttatcaatttacccattatttttctttgttgctactaaaatttgttactaaaatgagtgtatttttttatgattgctaatgaatatttaatatttatatcttattttatcttttattttacatataaatacgtcaattttttaataagttgattttaaaatatgaactaaGAAGCATCATATATGTTATAGATATTGAAATATGTTAAAGATTAtttctaagaatatttttttaacgtaaaattattatgtgattgcattttttcaatattttcctgaaattattttttaattgtgattttgctACTTGTACCTCTCATTGCGGAGGTAGAAAATCTTGTACCATGTATGGATATATAACTCGCTTTACATTacatacataaaaaacaattttttNtaatttttatttcaagtaattatatcaataattttaaaattaatatatacatcatatcTATTTTAATCACTCCATTTTTTCCAATTGTTTTTAGACCCAAATCGTGAACGactcaaataaacaaaacaggAAGATCATAGTAAAAAACACACAAGCATCAAAGagattaatcaaaatcaaatctgatgatgaaaagaaacataaaaattaaatatgatgttaTGATTGCTGAATTTAATCGAAGAAAAATAAGCTGTGAAATAATATatgttattgaataatttatgaaaaattatgtttctaCGTTCATATGCAAATTTAGAATCAATATTCACAACGTACTTAAGTTCGTTAcccacgtgcgttgcacgtgttTTGCTACTAGTATATAAAAAATGTGAGTAAAGCGGCAAGGTTGACTGCTTTAACCATTAGTTGTGTATGGTCCAGATATTATGCTCGGATCATTGGTGGAAATGACGCGCAAAATTGATGGTAATGAATGGGATATTAAAATTATGGCTGCTTGCATATATGATAGGTCAACATGTTTGGCTTAATGACAACGGGGAAGATGGATGAGCTCTAAGTTCTTAGAAAATCTCTTAATAAAATAAGACAAAGATATCCTTCCTATCCGTATGATCGAAAGTCATCGGAATGCCAGTGGGCCGTCACTCTCCAAATTCAGATTATTAGGACTTGAAGCTAGATTTCTGAGTTTACATCGTGGGTGTCGACTACTCGAGAGATGTATGCTGTCTATGCGTGCACAAGACCATAGCACAATTTAAGAGTATGAATGGGTAAAGGATTATAATTACAGATATTGAATCTGCAGGCTCAAAATTTCCATTACTGTGAAATGCATTAAACCGAGACACGTTCtgattgtaataaaaaaatctcaagGATAAAACTATGGTTTATATTCATTCCTTAGCATTAGAAATGATGCATGCTTAAGCTTACCCCAACACAACATACTGTCAGTTCATTGTCTTGTACACCAGTGTGTTTCTCACAACTCCGATCCTTTTTCAGcctattcattgttcattgccacgGTTACACCAACTTCTGCAGGCCTTATAACTCGATCGTGCAGC harbors:
- the LOC140964731 gene encoding cell division protein FtsZ homolog 1, chloroplastic-like — encoded protein: MATLGFTKLSSELSASHSSSISIGFPPFLSKNARNNNVSFSSTNSQRISRRRRNGVYSSFVPMDSAKIKVVGVGGGGNNAVNRMIGSGLQGVDFYAINTDAQALLQSSAKNPIQIGELLTRGLGTGGNPLLGEEAAEESKDGIANALKGSDMVFITAGMGGGTGSGAAPVVAQIAKEAGYLTVGVVTYPFSFEGRKRSLQALEAIEKLQKNVDTLIVIPNDRLLDIANEQTPLQDAFLLADDVLRQGVQGISDIITIPGLVNVDFADVKAVMKDSGTAMLGVGVSSSKNRAEEAAEQATLAPLIGSSIQSATGVVYNITGGKDITLQEVNRVSQVVTSLADPSANIIFGAVVDERYNGEIHVTIIATGFTQSFQKTLLTDPRGAKLAADKSTGSLDTLKSPVTFKTSTSPTTSRTPASTSTRKFLF